CAAAAAGCTATTTCAACTCGAACAACTATGCCTATTTTGGAGGGCATACTGTTTGATGCCGAAAATAATTTAATTTTAACCGGTTATGATATGGAAACTGCTATTAAATACACAATGCCGGCAAAAATTGAAGAACAAGGTAAGGTTGTACTCAATAGCAAGATTATTGGAGAAATTGTCAAAAAGGCCGCTGCTGAAACAATAAGTTTTGATGTAGAAAATAATTATTCCGTTTTAATACAAAGCGGCTTAAGTAAGTTTAAATTACACGGATTATCTGCTGAAGATTATCCGGCGTTAGTAGAAAATGATTCTAATGTAAAACAAGAGATAACGTTACCACAAAATGAGTTATATTCATTAATAAAAAAATCTATTTTTTCCGTAAGTTTAGATGAGAAACGTCCAAATTTAAACGGATGCTTTTTAAAGAAAGAAAATAAGGTCATCGAAATGGTTGGAATTGATGGATTTAGAGTTTCCGTGGCAGATTTTTACGATGCCAATCAAGATGAGGTAGACATTTCCTTTATAATTCCTCATAAAACGCTTCGTAACTTATTAAGTATGCTTGAAGAATCTGGCAATATACTCATTTCTAAAAAATCAAATCAACTTATATTTGATTTTGGCAGAAAAACCATGATTTCTCGTATAATATCGGAGAACTATATAAACTATAGAAACATTTTTCCGGAACAGTCAATTACGAATATTGAATTAAAAACCAAAGATTTACTCGGAAGTATTGAACGCTCTATTTTGATGTCTTCACCAGATGATCACAGATATCCTGTAACAATTAAATGTGACAGCGAAACAATGGAAATTTCATCGATAAATAATCGAGGTGATTTTCATGAGATTATTGATGTTACATTCAAAGGCAAAGCTGTCGATGTAGATATAAATCCTTATTATTTGATAGATGCCCTTAAGGTTATCGATGATGAAAAAATAAAGGTCAGTTTCAATGAAAGTTCAGGTCCAGTTATTATTGAACCGATAAATAATAAGAACTTTATGTTCCTGATTTTGCCTTTGCGAAAATAATTCTATTAATAGCATACAGGCTAAAGAAAAATACATTTAAAGTGAGAGTAGATTGCCGCCGTAATGATAATAAATAAATTAGAGTTGGAAAATTTTCGCAATTATGATCATCTTACAGCATCATTTATTCCGGAAATAAATGTTTTTTATGGCTTTAATGGCCAAGGCAAAACTAATTTATTGGAGGCAATCTATCTTTGTACTTGCGGAAGATCACATCGTACATCTCGAGATGCAGATCTTATTAAATTTGAGCAGCTTCATTATCAGGTATTAATTGAATTTATACCCCAAGATGAGTATTGCGAAACGTTGAGCATAGCTTATAAAAAAGATAATTTTTCTTCTGCGCGTGGAAAAAGAATAATTAAACATGATGGCATAGAACTAACAAGAATTGTTGATTTGATGGGAATTTTTCATGCCGTCATCTTTGCTCCGGAGGATCTGCAATTACTTAAAGATGGACCTGGAATAAGAAGAAGATTTTTGGATATTCTAATTTCTCAAATTGACAAATTATACTTTATAAAATTACAGCAATTTGTCAAAATAATTCAGCAACGAAATAAAATGCTTAAAGATAAGAATACTAACTCTAAGTGGCAAAGTTTAATGGACATTTGGGATTTTCAGTTAGCTGAATTAGTAACCTATATAATTTCAAAAAGAATCCAAGTATTAAATGAAATTTCTGATATGACAAAAGAATTTTATCAACAAATATCTTCTGGATCAGAAA
This is a stretch of genomic DNA from Mageeibacillus indolicus UPII9-5. It encodes these proteins:
- the dnaN gene encoding DNA polymerase III subunit beta, whose amino-acid sequence is MKFTCDKNLLIDAITNVQKAISTRTTMPILEGILFDAENNLILTGYDMETAIKYTMPAKIEEQGKVVLNSKIIGEIVKKAAAETISFDVENNYSVLIQSGLSKFKLHGLSAEDYPALVENDSNVKQEITLPQNELYSLIKKSIFSVSLDEKRPNLNGCFLKKENKVIEMVGIDGFRVSVADFYDANQDEVDISFIIPHKTLRNLLSMLEESGNILISKKSNQLIFDFGRKTMISRIISENYINYRNIFPEQSITNIELKTKDLLGSIERSILMSSPDDHRYPVTIKCDSETMEISSINNRGDFHEIIDVTFKGKAVDVDINPYYLIDALKVIDDEKIKVSFNESSGPVIIEPINNKNFMFLILPLRK
- the recF gene encoding DNA replication/repair protein RecF (All proteins in this family for which functions are known are DNA-binding proteins that assist the filamentation of RecA onto DNA for the initiation of recombination or recombinational repair.), with the protein product MIINKLELENFRNYDHLTASFIPEINVFYGFNGQGKTNLLEAIYLCTCGRSHRTSRDADLIKFEQLHYQVLIEFIPQDEYCETLSIAYKKDNFSSARGKRIIKHDGIELTRIVDLMGIFHAVIFAPEDLQLLKDGPGIRRRFLDILISQIDKLYFIKLQQFVKIIQQRNKMLKDKNTNSKWQSLMDIWDFQLAELVTYIISKRIQVLNEISDMTKEFYQQISSGSEMIDLKYECTFKTNLKLEKEKVVQNIYDELQKQRQNDLYRGSTSLGPHHDDMQFFLNNKQAKLVASQGQTRSIVLALKLAELECLTEKTGIRPVLLLDDVMSELDQNRRNALIGAMKSAQVFVTCTEPDQVEEFSFSKNTDKSSIKYFNIDNGKFIK